From one Catenuloplanes nepalensis genomic stretch:
- a CDS encoding sterol carrier family protein: MSSPHDKSAVVATVLASLDAGAAPERVALRDAVRALLAALAAKVPGRSVEVRVPPYGAIQCVEGPRHTRGTPPNVVEMDPETWVRLATGRLSWDEAITQGRLRISGNRADISNYIPI, from the coding sequence GTGTCTTCTCCGCACGATAAGTCCGCAGTAGTGGCGACGGTGCTGGCCTCCCTCGATGCCGGTGCGGCCCCCGAGCGCGTAGCGCTCCGTGACGCCGTCCGTGCGCTCCTCGCCGCGCTCGCGGCCAAGGTTCCCGGCCGTTCGGTGGAGGTGCGGGTTCCTCCGTACGGTGCGATTCAGTGCGTCGAAGGGCCACGGCACACCCGTGGCACACCGCCCAATGTGGTCGAGATGGATCCGGAGACGTGGGTGCGTCTGGCCACCGGACGGCTGTCCTGGGACGAGGCGATTACTCAGGGGCGTCTGCGGATCAGCGGAAACCGTGCCGATATATCTAACTACATCCCTATCTAG